From a region of the Alnus glutinosa chromosome 1, dhAlnGlut1.1, whole genome shotgun sequence genome:
- the LOC133861414 gene encoding uncharacterized protein LOC133861414, whose translation MTTIRRNIHPSWQQDQRQSMEHTWSARKKESGSPVNQNERHARNPRMQFQNTYSDERRKNERQNEEEDPHWRQQQHCYEKRRFGRRYDEDQWERNQKPRPARLEFPRFTGKNPNTWLFKANTFFEYYRTPVWDRIPIAVFHMRGEAAIWFGNVERWGLIGNWESFVSKLKYQFRKEIQEEQEEIQRLREAEYQFRKVIQEVKEMQKEEEANQKVQQQILRRRQIDEELCQAMEKLREYFSKGDNCVVNSQDVTQEDAVEIPNLLKSNDQQTVTCKLDYVLEPMLYKDEILGRREIRNFQELEEEQESGYFQEPEILEDGINKFSEKRTIGKLEEVDGKEIQEPKNGQMKNDEFIDPYPKIETMELKKVHPVRKQDDEALNFSTEIEATIFFFWGGRWSFDLGKKSLFFECGCWIFETNQELRRC comes from the coding sequence ATGACGACAATTAGAAGAAATATACATCCAAGCTGGCAACAGGATCAAAGGCAATCCATGGAGCACACTTGGAGTGCAAGAAAGAAGGAATCAGGAAGTCCTGTAAATCAAAATGAAAGACACGCAAGAAATCCAAGAATGCAATTCCAAAACACGTATTCTGacgaaagaagaaagaacgaaagacaaaatgaagaagaggatCCTCACTGGCGACAGCAACAACATTGTTATGAAAAAAGAAGGTTTGGCAGAAGGTATGATGAGGATCAATGGGAAAGAAACCAAAAACCCCGCCCTGCAAGATTGGAATTTCCAAGATTTACAGGTAAAAATCCTAATACCTGGCTTTTTAAGGCAAACACGTTCTTTGAATATTATCGAACTCCAGTTTGGGACCGAATTCCCATTGCTGTATTTCACATGAGAGGGGAAGCTGCCATTTGGTTTGGGAACGTTGAACGATGGGGGTTGATTGGCAATTGGGAATCATTTGTTAGCAAATTGAAGTACCAGTTCCGAAAGGAAATACAAGAAGAACaggaagaaattcaaagacttCGTGAAGCAGAATACCAGTTCCGGAAGGTAATACAAGAAGTAAAGGAAATGcaaaaagaagaggaagcaAACCAAAAAGTGCAACAACAGATTTTACGAAGGAGGCAAATTGATGAGGAATTATGCCAGGCTATGGAGAAATTGCGTGAGTACTTCAGCAAAGGGGACAACTGTGTTGTGAATTCGCAAGATGTTACACAAGAAGATGCAGTCGAAATTCCTAATTTACTGAAGAGCAATGACCAGCAAACGGTGACCTGCAAATTGGACTATGTTCTTGAGCCTATGCTATATAAAGATGAAATTCTAGGGAGAAGAGAAATCAGGAATTTTcaagaacttgaagaagaacaagaatcaGGGTATTTTCAAGAACCTGAAATTTTGGAGGATGGCATAAACAAATTTTCTGAAAAAAGGACAATTGGAAAGTTAGAAGAAGTTGATGGTAAGGAAattcaagaaccaaaaaatgGGCAAATGAAGAACGATGAGTTTATTGACCCATATCCAAAAATCGAAACCATGGAGTTGAAGAAGGTACATCCAGTTCGTAAGCAGGATGATGAAGCTTTAAATTTTTCCACCGAGATTGAAGCTACGATCTTCTTCTTTTGGGGTGGCAGATGGAGCTTTGATCTAGGTAAAAAATCCTTATTCTTTGAGTGTGGTTGCTGGATTTTTGAGACGAATCAAGAGCTGCGTCGGTGCTAG